AGGACTTGGACCTCTGCGAGTCGCGATGCCGGTACATGCAGGCCACCTGCCCGTCACAGGACAGGGTACAACAGTACGAGGAGGctctcgccgccgcgtcacTCAAGCCGAAGAAGAGGACGCCGCCAAACTCGTCTGTGCTGCAGGACGCTTCCCGGTGCGAGCACGCGGTCGAGGTCTTCTCGAATGTCCTGTTTGCCTTGGCGCACAAACCCAGCAAGGTATCCTTCCCGACCAAGGACCTGAAAGCGGGAGGCACCAACGACGCCGAGTCCCACGCCGAAGCGCCTACGGAGGCCCACCGAAAGGTGCTCGAGGGGTCTAAGAGCATGGACAACGATATctggcgccgctgga
Above is a window of Leishmania donovani BPK282A1 complete genome, chromosome 30 DNA encoding:
- a CDS encoding ribosomal P protein AGP2beta-1, putative, translating into MALQENRDSYKVKAFSLSEFVQQCSDCHQLCLEKTARVVENRSRAPRGWEALFDSVAEERRSEDLDLCESRCRYMQATCPSQDRVQQYEEALAAASLKPKKRTPPNSSVLQDASRCEHAVEVFSNVLFALAHKPSKVSFPTKDLKAGGTNDAESHAEAPTEAHRKVLEGSKSMDNDIWRRWSKLRQERIGSNAQDITSSTGSSSLPDTAAASAGSSGTTPKW